In a single window of the Leptospira barantonii genome:
- a CDS encoding lipoyl domain-containing protein, translating into MEPKSAIFELITPDLGDTDKIELVHWNSKLGDAIEPGQEVLELVTDKACFPMESPVKGKLTQIIKEKGSIVRKGDVLGILELFESE; encoded by the coding sequence ATGGAACCAAAATCCGCTATTTTTGAATTAATCACACCGGACCTCGGAGATACCGACAAGATCGAACTTGTTCACTGGAATTCGAAGTTAGGTGATGCCATAGAGCCCGGTCAGGAAGTTTTAGAACTCGTAACCGACAAGGCTTGCTTCCCGATGGAGTCTCCTGTCAAAGGAAAACTAACGCAAATTATAAAAGAGAAGGGATCTATCGTTCGCAAGGGTGACGTGCTTGGAATTTTAGAACTTTTCGAATCCGAATGA